A genomic window from Pygocentrus nattereri isolate fPygNat1 chromosome 22, fPygNat1.pri, whole genome shotgun sequence includes:
- the LOC108427436 gene encoding gamma-crystallin M2-like isoform X1: MVSDLHILTTEKVIFYEDRNFMGRSYECTGDCSDMYSYMSRCHSCRVESGCWMVYDRPNFMGNQYFMRRGEYADYMSMWGFNNCIRSCRMIPMHRGSYRMRVYERENFMGQMHEVMEDCDSFMERYHWSSGCMSCHVMDGHWLMYEHPHYRGRMWYFRPGEYRSFRDFGGMRFMSMRRIMDSWY, translated from the exons atggTCAGTGACCTTCACATACTAACAACAGAG AAA GTCATCTTCTATGAGGACAGGAACTTCATGGGTCGCTCCTATGAGTGCACCGGTGATTGTTCCGACATGTATTCCTATATGAGCCGCTGCCACTCCTGCAGAGTTGAGAGCGGCTGCTGGATGGTCTACGACCGCCCCAACTTCATGGGAAACCAGTATTTCATGAGGAGGGGCGAGTACGCTGACTACATGAGCATGTGGGGATTTAACAACTGCATCAGGTCCTGCCGCATGATCCCCATG CACAGAGGATCCTACAGGATGAGGGTCTACGAGAGGGAGAACTTCATGGGCCAGATGCATGAGGTGATGGAGGACTGTGATTCCTTCATGGAGCGCTACCACTGGTCCAGCGGCTGCATGTCCTGCCACGTGATGGACGGCCACTGGCTGATGTACGAGCATCCCCACTACAGAGGCAGGATGTGGTACTTCAGGCCTGGAGAGTACAGGAGCTTCAGGGACTTCGGCGGCATGAGGTTCATGAGCATGAGGCGCATTATGGATTCCTGGTATTAA
- the LOC108427436 gene encoding gamma-crystallin M2-like isoform X2 codes for MMGKVIFYEDRNFMGRSYECTGDCSDMYSYMSRCHSCRVESGCWMVYDRPNFMGNQYFMRRGEYADYMSMWGFNNCIRSCRMIPMHRGSYRMRVYERENFMGQMHEVMEDCDSFMERYHWSSGCMSCHVMDGHWLMYEHPHYRGRMWYFRPGEYRSFRDFGGMRFMSMRRIMDSWY; via the exons ATGATGGGCAAG GTCATCTTCTATGAGGACAGGAACTTCATGGGTCGCTCCTATGAGTGCACCGGTGATTGTTCCGACATGTATTCCTATATGAGCCGCTGCCACTCCTGCAGAGTTGAGAGCGGCTGCTGGATGGTCTACGACCGCCCCAACTTCATGGGAAACCAGTATTTCATGAGGAGGGGCGAGTACGCTGACTACATGAGCATGTGGGGATTTAACAACTGCATCAGGTCCTGCCGCATGATCCCCATG CACAGAGGATCCTACAGGATGAGGGTCTACGAGAGGGAGAACTTCATGGGCCAGATGCATGAGGTGATGGAGGACTGTGATTCCTTCATGGAGCGCTACCACTGGTCCAGCGGCTGCATGTCCTGCCACGTGATGGACGGCCACTGGCTGATGTACGAGCATCCCCACTACAGAGGCAGGATGTGGTACTTCAGGCCTGGAGAGTACAGGAGCTTCAGGGACTTCGGCGGCATGAGGTTCATGAGCATGAGGCGCATTATGGATTCCTGGTATTAA
- the LOC108427435 gene encoding gamma-crystallin M2-like translates to MMGKVIFYEDRNFMGRSYECTGDCSDMSSYMSRCHSCRVESGCWMVYDRPNFMGNQYFMRRGEYADYMSMWGFNNCIRSCRMIPMHRGSYRMRVYERENFMGQMHEVMEDCDSFMERYHWSSGCMSCHVMDGHWLMYEHPHYRGRMWYFRPGEYRSFRDFGGMRFMSMRRIMDSWY, encoded by the exons ATGATGGGCAAG GTCATCTTCTACGAGGACAGGAACTTCATGGGTCGCTCCTATGAGTGCACCGGTGATTGTTCTGACATGTCCTCCTATATGAGCCGCTGCCACTCCTGCAGAGTTGAGAGCGGCTGCTGGATGGTCTATGACCGCCCCAACTTCATGGGAAACCAGTATTTCATGAGGAGGGGCGAGTACGCTGACTACATGAGCATGTGGGGATTTAACAACTGCATCAGGTCCTGCCGCATGATCCCCATG CACAGAGGATCCTACAGGATGAGGGTCTACGAGAGGGAGAACTTCATGGGCCAGATGCATGAGGTGATGGAGGACTGTGATTCCTTCATGGAGCGCTACCACTGGTCCAGCGGCTGCATGTCCTGCCACGTGATGGACGGCCACTGGCTGATGTACGAGCATCCCCACTACAGAGGCAGGATGTGGTACTTCAGGCCTGGAGAGTACAGGAGCTTCAGGGACTTCGGCGGCATGAGGTTCATGAGCATGAGGCGCATTATGGATTCCTGGTATTAA